In one Drosophila pseudoobscura strain MV-25-SWS-2005 chromosome X, UCI_Dpse_MV25, whole genome shotgun sequence genomic region, the following are encoded:
- the l(1)G0196 gene encoding inositol hexakisphosphate and diphosphoinositol-pentakisphosphate kinase isoform X4: protein MEWTWFKDWWRLKKLRSRHQRHKKKLEAAAAAGAAVSTAAVLPGSDPGAGGESLSQEDRRTKRRHSLDAITGADLAHAQRRGRVRDRLRRNRLLQCQRRSQSAGVHAKQLDNGKDTAEDDDDGEYGPFNVSDYEDYGPSHGSDGESDDFCYCDICLNGDTDFGESNDGMDSDTSTSSSNSKQVMVGICAMAKKTQSKPMKEILTRLGEFEFIKLVTFEENVILREPVQNWPTCDCLVSFHSKGFPLEKAIEYAQLRNPFVLNNLHMQYDIQDRRRVYAILEKEGIEIPRYAVLDRDSPDPKHHELIESEDHVEVNGITFNKPFVEKPVSAEDHNIYIYYPTSAGGGSQRLFRKIGSRSSVYSPESRVRKTGSFIYEDFMPTDVYFSGTDVKVYTVGPDYAHAEARKSPALDGKVERDSEGKEIRYPVILNHSEKLISRKVCLAFKQTVCGFDLLRANGKSYVCDVNGFSFVKNSNKYYDDCAKILGNMILRELTPTLHIPWSVPFQLDDPPIVPTTFGKMMELRCVVAVIRHGDRTPKQKMKVEVRHPKFFEIFEKYDGYKLGHVKLKRPKQLQEILDIARFLLSEIHTKAHAEIEEKESKLEQLKNVLEMYGHFSGINRKVQMKYQPKGRPRGSSSDDTESPAEPSLVLILKWGGELTPAGRIQAEELGRIFRCMYPGGQGRSDYSGTQGLGLLRLHSTFRHDLKIYASDEGRVQMTAAAFAKGLLALEGELTPILVQMVKSANTNGLLDNDCDSSKYQNRAKGRLHELMQNDREFTKEDREHINPCNSKSITQALDFVKNPVDCCHHVHLLIRELLHIISIKKDDPKTKDAILYHGETWDLMRCRWEKIEKDFSTKSKLFDISKIPDIYDCIKYDLQHNQHTLQYDQAEELYIYAKNLADIVIPQEYGLTPQEKLAIGQGICSPLLRKIKGDLQRNIDEVEDEFMNRLNPHYSHGVASPQRHVRTRLYFTSESHVHSLLTVLRYGGLLNVVTDEQWRRAMDYISMVSELNYMSQIVIMLYEDPTKDPTSEERFHVELHFSPGVNCCVQKNLPPGPGFRPHSHGDNACNVSMQSSDEANPARIEEENDNSGEEQNTKKAGSCEEHISASGSSSNIFNAGFNRLELRTKHLKSKPIPIGSHHTVSGHEAMDLAKRLNEELASQQHQLSHQQQQQQQQQQQQQQQQQQQQQQQQLRPISPDMRAVSPDCEPRSRSFEQRPTAGNCCKETAPYSSFGEIDHARVGTGEGASKGGNRTAFQIRVTDSLSFFKIDSSTNELPLSDIDFSLNPGTPQCGPASHKRLHVLTMRRMESCDEPDDLKAGREVPQHLQHLPQISPLATNERPLSCNCTSSSPLALHSQAHSHSKSLMDLGQAVGSTEVAHSPATGTERADAIEVGGSSFDDDFQLSSSAPACLMTVPYGRRLPAPAALSPMSHATTSPTASTLRLCKDMDETHSKAPAAASAAASSGHRRATSHSCGQLSVLPSSAPVLQENPLRFLVCSVPAPPGGCFVSCFESIAENVSPNLNPTTTPTPTPDPEPPNKTTIVPNERPSEQQPQIQPQPLVVYNLPTLLVTATASRTELKPITTPTITPTLAITTTTNRTTTTIATLFNNNTATMSSNQTFTNQFKSIDPSSSDAHQHQHQHEYAISSIPTSTTILPIPKSTSTTITPIINQPIIQHNDTNTNTNNNTTTNTDTNTTTTTTTPSCCTNTIATDSTVSVSVSASASSANSSTSSRRQRHSIAGQMSYMKMLGFGGFSKKMATSANSLFSTAVISGSSSAPNLRDMIPVSSSGFGDVPPIRPLETLHNALSLRKLDCFLQDMILAQIFKTPTGSPPRVLDHGTMPAVSSMTLAAHVDVAASVGQGIVGAGDIPSTPTGVMVKVDHSPLSVTFQGGCSESGSINGLSERHQENKLLSELAMEELNKIQDADDRRQCRTFLAAKKEQIWQQQQESLQAAVADEEPQSEPELKQLLFDHFSAPITPFAELEGQTPDIYLNVSGQTHSLTECHPPLSGVGMSMSGEGLFFGACGETDNAINCLTPLSFGMDLDLSMVANRGSMTLSMDGFEDDEDATLSAATTPSLPPDGEPNLAICYCCPSHAEAPPDVASDDPRFGFSLPVHIQQPSPEHTRPPVRRSHDPVSPRIQKQISVFEGTGQPDKDGAALHASINLPAAAQQLRQDARLRKFENLTQSTSNSNFPFESNTLKRAPMQATGDYANVSHTQSCINLKSTSGSPQHQKGAAAGAGAGPAAAAVPAAAAGTNRDRLRGGGTGHFGRLPSALSACHSASASPSPSPSPSPRPGALIVKERFIEPPKRGIVRGYHPKTQSMDADFLFNEFLLLPANAPANLSFDCSDTEFETDTEVAVGADIDAGTDAGGDADRNDRDDNEQPSTSSRRNP from the exons ATGGAATGGACCTGGTTCAAGGACTGGTGGCGCCTCAAAAAGCTACGATCGCGTCACCAGCGCCACAAGAAGAAACtcgaagcagcagcggcggcgggcGCCGCAGTTAGCACAGCCGCCGTCTTGCCCGGATCAGATCCAGGGGCGGGTGGCGAGAGCCTGAGTCAAGAAGATCGCCGGACCAAACGCCGTCATAGCCTGGATGCAATCACAGGGGCGGACTTAGCGCATGCGCAGCGACGCGGTCGTGTCCGGGATCGACTGCGCCGCAATCGCTTGCTGCAGTGTCAGCGGAGAAGCCAAAGCGCAGGCGTCCACGCCAAGCAGCTGGACAATGGCAAGGATACGGCtgaggatgacgatgacggGGAATACGGACCCTTTAACGTCAGCGATTACGAGGACTATGGACCGAGTCATGGCAGCGATGGCGAGAGCGACGACTTCTGCTACTGCGACATCTGCCTGAAT GGCGACACGGACTTCGGGGAAAGCAATGACGGCATGGACTCCGACACAAGCACCtcctccagcaacagcaagcagGTGATGGTCGGCATCTGTGCAATGGCCAAGAAGACGCAGTCGAAGCCGATGAAGGAGATCCTCACGCGGCTCGGCGAGTTCGAGTTCATCAAGCTGGTCACGTTCGAGGAGAACGTGATACTGCGCGAACCTGTCCAGAACTGGCCCACCTGTGACTGCCTGGTCTCGTTCCACTCGAAGGGATTCCCCCTGGAGAAGGCCATCGAGTACGCCCAGCTGCGTAATCCGTTTGTCCTCAATAACCTTCACATGCAGTACGACATCCAGGACAGGCGGCGGGTCTATGCCATACTCGAGAAGGAGGGCATCGAGATACCACGCTATGCGGTCCTCGATCGCGACTCTCCCGATCCCAAGC ATCACGAGCTGATAGAATCTGAGGACCACGTGGAGGTCAATGGCATCACCTTCAATAAGCCGTTCGTAGAGAAGCCAGTCTCGGCGGAGGACCACAACATCTACATCTACTACCCGACGTCGGCGGGGGGTGGAAGTCAGCGTTTGTTTCGTAAGATCGGCAGTAGGAGCAGTGTCTATTCGCCGGAGTCGCGGGTACGCAAGACGGGCTCATTTATCTACGAGGACTTCATGCCCACCGATG TGTACTTTTCAGGCACCGACGTGAAGGTCTACACCGTGGGACCGGATTACGCGCATGCAGAGGCCCGTAAGAGTCCTGCGCTAGACGGCAAGGTGGAGCGTGACAGCGAGGGCAAGGAGATCCGCTACCCTGTGATCCTCAATCACTCCGAGAAGCTAATTTCCCGCAAGGTATGTCTGGCCTTCAAGCAGACGGTCTGCGGCTTCGATCTCCTGCGGGCAAATGGCAAGAGCTACGTATGCGATGTGAACGGCTTCAGTTTCGTGAAGAACTCAAACAAATACTACGATGACTGCGCCAAGATCCTGGGCAATATGATCCTCAGGGAATTGACGCCCACGCTGCACATTCCCTGGTCGGTGCCCTTCCAACTGGATGATCCGCCCATCGTCCCCACCACCTTTGGCAAGATGATGGAGCTGCGTTGCGTGGTGGCCGTGATCCGGCATGGGGATCGCACGCCCAAGCAAAAGATGAAAGTCGAAGTGCGGCATCCAAA GTTCTTTGAGATTTTCGAGAAGTACGATGGCTACAAGCTGGGCCATGTGAAGCTGAAGCGGCCCAAGCAGCTGCAGGAGATCCTCGACATAGCCCGCTTCTTGCTCAGCGAGATACACACCAAGGCACACGCGGAGAtcgaggagaaggagagcaaGCTGGAGCAGCTGAAGAACGTCCTGGAGATGTACGGCCACTTCTCGGGCATCAATCGAAAGGTGCAGATGAAGTACCAGCCCAAGGGACGACCCCGCGGATCGAGCTCCGACGACA CGGAATCCCCTGCAGAACCGTCCCTGGTACTCATCCTCAAGTGGGGTGGCGAGCTAACGCCGGCCGGACGCATCCAGGCCGAGGAACTGGGCCGCATTTTCCGCTGCATGTATCCAGGAGGTCAGGGACGATCCGATTACTCGGGCACCCAGGGATTGGGTCTACTACG CCTGCACTCCACCTTTCGGCATGACCTGAAGATCTATGCCTCGGACGAGGGTCGTGTCCAGATGACAGCGGCTGCCTTTGCCAAGGGTCTGCTGGCCCTCGAGGGAGAGCTGACTCCCATTCTGGTGCAGATGGTTAAGAGCGCCAACACGAATGGGCTGTTGGACAACGATTGCGACTCCAGTAAATATCAAAATCG GGCCAAGGGTCGTCTACACGAGCTAATGCAAAACGACCGCGAGTTTACAAAGGAGGATCGCGAGCATATCAATCCGTGCAACAGCAAATCGATTACTCAGGCCCTGGACTTTGTGAAGAATCCAGTAGACTGCTGTCACCATGTGCACCTGCTGATCCGCGAGCTGCTGCACATAATCAGCATTAAGAAAGACGATCCCAAGACCAAGGACGCCATACTGTACCATGGCGAAACCTGGGACCTGATGCGGTGCCGCTGGGAGAAGATCGAGAAGGACTTCAGTACGAAATCAAAGCTCTTTGATATCTCCAAGATACCAGACATCTACGACTGCATCAAATATGATCTGCAGCACAACCAGCACACGCTGCAGTACGACCAGGCCGAAGAGCTCTATATCTATGCCAAGAACCTGGCCGACATTGTCATACCGCAGGAGTACGGTCTGACGCCACAGGAGAAGCTGGCCATTGGGCAGGGTATCTGCTCGCCGCTGCTGCGCAAGATCAAAGGTGATCTGCAGCGGAACATCGATGAGGTCGAGGACGAGTTTATGAACCGTCTGAACCCACACTACAGCCACGGCGTGGCCAGTCCCCAGCGTCACGTCCGCACCCGGCTGTACTTCACCAGCGAGTCCCATGTCCACTCCCTGCTCACCGTACTCCGGTACGGTGGCCTTCTTAACGTGGTCACCGACGAGCAGTGGCGGCGCGCCATGGACTACATCTCCATGGTGTCCGAGCTGAATTACATGTCCCAGATCGTCATCATGCTGTACGAGGatcccaccaaggatcccacCTCCGAGGAGCGTTTCCACGTCGAGCTCCACTTTAGTCCGGGCGTCAACTGTTGCGTCCAAAAGAACCTGCCGCCAGGGCCCGGGTTCCGGCCCCACTCCCACGGCGACAATGCCTGCAACGTGAGCATGCAGTCCTCGGACGAGGCGAATCCTGCCCGAATCGAGGAGGAGAACGACAACTCCGGCGAGGAGCAGAACACCAAAAAGGCAGGG AGCTGCGAGGAGCACATCTCCGCTTCTGGCTCCAGCAGCAATATTTTCAATGCCGGCTTCAACCGGCTGGAGCTGCGCACCAAACATCTCAAGTCGAAGCCCATTCCTATCGGCTCGCACCACACGGTAAGCGGGCACGAGGCGATGGATCTGGCGAAGCGGCTCAACGAGGAGCTCGCCtcccagcagcaccagctctcccatcagcagcaacagcaacagcaacagcagcagcagcagcagcagcaacagcagcagcagcagcagcagcagcaattgcGCCCCATCAGCCCCGATATGCGGGCAGTTAGTCCGGACTGCGAGCCGCGATCCCGCAGCTTCGAGCAGCGTCCCACCGCCGGAAACTGTTGCAAGGAGACGG CTCCTTACTCGAGCTTCGGAGAGATAGATCATGCCCGAGTCGGCACCGGAGAAGGGGCTTCCAAGGGGGGCAATCGCACGGCCTTCCAGATCCGCGTCACGGACAGTCTGTCCTTTTTTAAGATCGACTCGTCCACGAACGAGCTTCCCCTGTCCGACATTGATTTCTCTTTGAACCCGGGTACACCCCAGTGCGGCCCGGCTTCGCACAAGCGACTCCACGTACTGACCATGCGCCGCATGGAGAGCTGCGATGAGCCGGATGACCTGAAGGCGGGTCGCGAGGTGCCCCAGCACCTGCAGCACCTGCCCCAGATCTCGCCGCTGGCCACAAACGAACGACCGCTTAGCTGCAATTGCACCAGCTCCTCGCCCCTGGCGCTCCATTCCCAGGCCCACTCACACTCAAAGAGTCTGATGGATCTCGGCCAGGCTGTGGGCAGCACCGAGGTGGCACACAGCCCGGCGACGGGCACCGAGCGAGCAGATGCCATCGAAGTCGGTGGCAGCAGCTTCGACGATGACTTCCAGCTCTCTAGCTCGGCTCCGGCTTGCCTGATGACCGTCCCATACGGGCGGCGACTTCCTGCTCCGGCAGCTCTCTCGCCCATGAGCCATGCCACCACCTCGCCCACCGCCTCTACACTGAGGCTGTGCAAGGACATGGACGAGACCCATTCAAAGGCACCAGCTGCCGCTAGTGCTGCCGCCAGTTCTGGCCACCGCAGGGCCACCAGCCACTCGTGTGGCCAGCTCTCGGTGTTGCCCAGCTCGGCGCCAGTTCTCCAGGAGAATCCCCTTCGCTTTTTGGTCTGCTCGGTGCCAGCTCCGCCTGGCGGGTGTTTTGTGAGCTGCTTCGAATCCATAGCCGAGAATGTCAGTCCCAATCTGAATCCAAcaaccacacccacacccacacccgaTCCCGAACCACCAAATAAAACCACTATTGTACCCAATGAAAGACCGTCagaacaacagccacagatacagccacagcctctgGTGGTCTACAATCTGCCCACTTTGCTTGTTACTGCCACAGCAAGCCGAACAGAACTTAAACCAATAACTACACCGACAATTACACCAACTCTAGctataacaacaacaacaaacagaacaacaacaacaatagcaactTTGTTCAATAATAATACAGCAACAATGTCTTCTAATCAAACATTTACTAACCAATTCAAATCGATCGATCCTTCCTCCTCTGAcgcacaccaacaccaacaccaacatgAATACGCAATCTCATCAATACCAACGTCAACAACAATTCTACCAATACCAAAATCAACTTCAACGACAATCACACCAATCATCAATCAACCGATCATTCAACATAATGACACTAACACCAACACCAATaacaacaccaccaccaacactGATACAAACACAACAACTACCACGACCACCCCGTCTTGTTGTACCAATACCATCGCCACAGATAGCACAGTTTCGGTGTCGGTATCGGCCTCGGCCTCATCGGCCAACTCGTCAACATCATCGCGTCGCCAAAGACACAGTATTGCCGGCCAGATGTCCTATATGAAAATGTTGGGTTTCGGTGGTTTTAGCAAAAAGATGGCCACCAGCGCTAATAGCCTTTTCAGCACGGCAGTGATAAGCGGTAGCTCATCTGCCCCCAATCTGCGGGACATGATACCGGTCTCGTCTTCCG GATTTGGCGATGTACCACCAATACGGCCCCTCGAAACGCTCCACAATGCTCTGTCGCTGCGCAAGCTGGACTGTTTCCTGCAGGACATGATCCTGGCGCAGATATTCAAGACACCAACGGGCTCTCCGCCGCGCGTCCTCGACCACGGCACTATGCCGGCCGTCTCTTCAATGACGCTCGCTGCACATGTGGATGTCGCCGCTTCAGTCGGTCAAGGCATTGTCGGCGCTGGGGACATCCCGAGCACGCCGACGGGGGTGATGGTGAAAGTGGATCACTCGCCCCTCAGTGTGACCTTCCAAGGAGGCTGTAGCGAATCGGGCTCGATTAACGGGCTCTCGGAACGACACCAGGAGAATAAGCTTCTCTCAGAATTGGCGATGGAAGAGCTAAATAAAATCCAGGATGCGGATGATCGGAGGCAGTGCCGAACCTTTTTGGCCGCCAAAAAAGAGC AAatctggcagcagcagcaggagagccTCCAGGCAGCCGTGGCGGATGAGGAACCACAATCCGAACCAGAGCTGAAGCAGCTGTTATT CGATCATTTTTCCGCACCCATCACGCCATTTGCGGAACTTGAGGGACAAACGCCAGATATCTACCTGAATGTAAGTGGACAGACGCACAGCCTCACAGAATGCCACCCTCCCTTGAGTGGCGTGGGGATGAGCATGTCCGGAGAAGGTCTTTTCTTCGGCGCCTGCGGGGAGACGGATAACGCCATCAACTGCCTCACCCCCCTGAGCTTTGGCATGGACCTTGACCTGAGCATGGTGGCAAACAGGGGCTCCATGACGCTCTCCATGGAT GGCTTCGAAGATGACGAGGATGCCACCCTTTCGGCAGCCACTACTCCATCACTGCCACCTGATGGGGAGCCCAATCTGGCGATTTGCTACTGCTGTCCCAGTCACGCCGAGGCTCCGCCGGACGTGGCCAGCGATGATCCTCGCTTCGGTTTCTCCCTGCCCGTCCACATCCAGCAGCCGTCGCCGGAACACACTCGTCCTCCAGTGCGCCGTTCTCACGATCCAGTCTCACCGCGCATCCAGAAGCAGATCAGCGTCTTCGAGGGCACAGGGCAGCCGGACAAGGACGGAGCGGCACTGCACGCCTCCATCAATCTACCGGCTGCCGCCCAGCAGCTGCGCCAGGATGCCCGGCTGCGAAAGTTTGAGAACCTCACTCAGTCCACTTCCAATTCGAACTTTCCCTTCGAGAGCAACACCTTGAAGCGCGCACCTATGCAGGCCACGGGCGACTATGCAAACGTGTCCCACACCCAGAGTTGTATCAACCTAAAGAGCACCAGTGGATCACCGCAGCACCAGAAAGGAGCCgcagccggagctggagcaggaccagcagcagcagcagtaccagcagcagcagcaggaacaaaCCGGGATCGGCTACGGGGAGGTGGAACAGGGCACTTTGGGCGACTGCCCAGTGCACTATCCGCCTGCCACTCAGCCTCGGCATCACCCtcgccatcaccatcaccatctccTCGACCGGGGGCGTTGATCGTGAAAGAGCGGTTCATAGAACCGCCCAAGCGAGGCATTGTGCGGGGCTATCACCCTAAGACTCAGTCCATGGACGCGGACTTTTTGTTCAACGAGTTCCTGCTTTTGCCGGCTAACGCTCCCGCTAATCTTTCGTTCGATTGCAGCGACACCGAGTTCGAAACCGATACCGAGGTCGCTGTCGGTGCCGATATCGATGCTGGGACCGATGCAGGAGGCGATGCCGATCGCAATGACCGCGACGATAACGAGCAACCCTCGACCTCGTCTAGGAGGAACCCTTAG